A single genomic interval of Seriola aureovittata isolate HTS-2021-v1 ecotype China chromosome 10, ASM2101889v1, whole genome shotgun sequence harbors:
- the LOC130176073 gene encoding fibroblast growth factor 23-like, translated as MQPAVISLILTAIHVSVLVDCRPRLQDPEQQPQHQQSSFDTGAHADTSAGMGRFYLELSGSIKRSIHRDFLVVLPVRTDKSNFVSIFDLRRKRFLCMDSKGELYISRQKDREDCLFWRIWLDLANHHDTLYSTTAGLLLKLEGAELRAAYWEPPEPSAALLERFLGPLVKRQRRSDEVNPSDPLRSHSHPSHSAKDHKDTSHGQPEQDQAGAVSKETITSCDDPLRVLQPNGPVSPVKTNIADRA; from the exons ATGCAGCCAGCTGTCATCTCACTCATCCTGACTGCCATACATGTGTCTGTACTGGTGGATTGTAGACCGAGGCTCCAGGACCCagagcaacaaccacaacaccagCAGAGCAGCTTCGACACAGGAGCGCATGCAGATACATCTGCTGGTATGGGCCGTTTTTACTTAGAACTGAGTGGATCAATAAAAAGAAGCATTCACAGAGACTTTCTAG TTGTTCTGCCAGTAAGAACAGATAAAAGCAACTTTGTGTCCATATTTGATTTGAGAAGAAAACGGTTCCTCTGTATGGACTCAAAGGGAGAGCTGTACATCTCT AGGCAAAAGGACAGAGAAGACTGCCTCTTCTGGCGCATTTGGTTAGATCTGGCAAACCACCATGACACGCTTTACTCTACAACTGCGGGCCTGCTGCTCAAACTGGAGGGAGCGGAGCTGCGAGCTGCTTACTGGGAGCCACCTGAACCTTCTGCAGCACTGCTGGAGAGGTTCCTGGGTCCCTTggtgaagagacagaggaggagtgaCGAGGTGAACCCCTCTGATCCATTAAGATCACACTCACATCCTTCACATTCTGCCAAAGATCACAAGGATACATCTCATGGGCAGCCTGAGCAGGACCAGGCCGGTGCTGTGTCTAAAGAGACTATCACCTCCTGTGATGATCCCCTGCGGGTCTTACAGCCAAACGGGCCTGTCAGTCCTGTCAAGACTAATATTGCAGACCGGGCATAA